A stretch of Methanosphaerula palustris E1-9c DNA encodes these proteins:
- the cbiM gene encoding cobalt transporter CbiM: MHIPDAFIPINQGVVYWIIALVFVALALRWAKTELTEEKIPLVAVLAAGIFAIMAFNLPVTMGTSGHLLGGALAAILLGSPFAAVFILSMVLIVQGVIFGDGGITTMGANIINMGVIGGFVGYYSFHGLMGVTRNFNLSAFIAAWLACFIPALACALEMFVAGTFPLVPGMIAMGTYHAAIGLIEGAITVVALHLVMNARPDIVVTQQGVPVHG, translated from the coding sequence GTGCATATTCCTGACGCATTCATACCGATCAACCAGGGCGTAGTCTATTGGATCATCGCCCTGGTCTTCGTTGCGCTGGCCCTCCGCTGGGCAAAGACTGAACTGACAGAAGAGAAGATACCGCTGGTCGCCGTGCTGGCTGCCGGGATCTTCGCGATCATGGCCTTCAACCTCCCGGTCACGATGGGGACGAGCGGGCATCTACTCGGTGGAGCGCTCGCAGCCATCCTGCTCGGCTCCCCGTTCGCTGCGGTCTTCATCCTTTCGATGGTGCTGATCGTCCAGGGAGTGATCTTCGGTGACGGCGGGATCACCACGATGGGTGCGAACATCATCAACATGGGTGTGATCGGCGGATTCGTCGGATACTACTCGTTCCACGGGTTGATGGGAGTCACCAGGAATTTTAACCTTTCAGCCTTCATCGCAGCCTGGCTCGCCTGCTTCATCCCGGCGCTCGCCTGTGCACTCGAGATGTTCGTTGCTGGCACGTTCCCCCTGGTGCCGGGAATGATCGCGATGGGTACCTATCATGCAGCGATCGGCCTCATCGAGGGAGCGATCACGGTTGTGGCCCTGCATCTCGTCATGAATGCCCGTCCCGATATTGTTGTAACACAACAGGGGGTGCCGGTCCATGGATAA
- a CDS encoding PDGLE domain-containing protein gives MDNRTFLIAGIIVAVLIAVVAVFFASSDPDGLESTALIIQGDKTLTSTAPPTAEVKEDIPGRFTYEAPMKDYSLGESLGSASEIIAMVSGVLLSLGLVLGATKILAHPNR, from the coding sequence ATGGATAACCGCACCTTTCTAATCGCAGGGATCATCGTGGCAGTGCTGATTGCAGTCGTCGCAGTCTTCTTCGCCTCAAGCGATCCCGACGGGCTGGAGAGCACGGCCCTGATCATCCAGGGAGACAAGACCCTGACCAGTACCGCCCCTCCAACCGCCGAAGTGAAGGAAGATATTCCTGGCAGGTTCACCTATGAAGCCCCGATGAAGGACTACTCGCTCGGTGAGAGTCTCGGATCGGCCAGCGAGATCATCGCGATGGTTTCCGGTGTGCTCCTCTCCCTCGGGCTCGTCCTCGGGGCAACAAAGATACTTGCACATCCAAATAGATAG